One genomic window of Lytechinus variegatus isolate NC3 chromosome 1, Lvar_3.0, whole genome shotgun sequence includes the following:
- the LOC121430232 gene encoding iduronate 2-sulfatase-like, translated as MPQYIFSIIDLVGLTSRRPNVLFIVIDDLQPSLGCYGGPIISPNIDQLAAQSAVFTNAMVQQAVCAPSRTSFLTGRRPDTTRLYDFGSYWRTHAGNYTTIPQHFKDNGYITLSVGKVFHPGAPSGMTDDYPYSWTLPAYQPSTQSYSDAKVCPGIDGNLYDNAMCPVDVDKMPEKTLPDLQTLEITENLIKILSPKPKRIKRQDAALYSKLEAALHPHGSTSRRSKRAPVVKLPFFLAVGFRKPHLPWKYPKDFQNLYPLESVKIAPDPNIPENLPTVAWETFKQLRERDDIKALNLSFPFGTIPLEYHASMRQNYYAATSFTDYLVGRLLQALEDWGHEKNTIISIVGDHGYQLGDHGEWCKTSNYHLATRAPLILHVPGVTDRDSFASRKFPLIDPLSPSFQSNLYGNRIKEATLGTGKSSSIEHHQTINKIDSRFDGNNLKVPKNIENQTRNEEFKSAKSFRLDTGRRKLLSQNKIDEFVEFVDLFPTLANLAGLPVPPLCPPNPFNVTFCSEGYSFAPLLQKVAYLNNRDIDHERHERCQDVTSMNFSRWKNATFSQYPRPSIYPTKKTDLPPLDLIKIMGYSMRTERYHYTEWIGFDHITFQGNWSDVKARELYLNDGDPRQDNNVANEKCYHDLIENLSLQLRRGWRDSLPVFRTGS; from the exons atGCCGCAATACATATTTTCGATTATTGATCTCGTAGGCCTAACTTCGAGAAGACCCAACGTGTTATTTATCGTCATAGATGATCTACAGCCATCACTTGGATGCTATGGGGGTCCGATCATATCACCAAATATCGATCAACTAGCAGCTCAGTCAGCCGTCTTTACTAACGCTATGGTACAg CAAGCGGTGTGTGCCCCCAGCCGGACATCTTTTCTGACAGGACGACGTCCCGACACAACTCGCCTGTATGACTTCGGTTCTTACTGGAGAACGCACGCCGGAAACTACACAACCATACCGCAGCACTTCAAAGACAACGGCTACATCACACTTTCAGTTGGAAAAGTTTTCCATCCAG GTGCACCTAGTGGAATGACTGACGACTATCCATATAGCTGGACCCTTCCAGCATACCAACCTTCCACACAAAGCTACTCGGATGCAAAG GTGTGTCCCGGTATAGACGGCAACCTATACGACAATGCGATGTGCCCGGTTGATGTGGATAAGATGCCAGAGAAGACTCTACCAGACCTACAGACACTTGAAatcactgaaaatctcatcaagaTACTCTCTCCAAAACCTAAACGTATCAAAAGGCAGGATGCTGCCCTTTATTCTAAGCTTGAAGCGGCTTTGCATCCACATGGATCGACATCAAGACGAAGCAAGAGAGCTCCGGTGGTGAAACTACCCTTCTTTCTGGCCGTCGGATTCAGGAAGCCGCACTTACCGTGGAAGTATCCCAAGgatttccaaaatttgtacccGCTCGAATCGGTAAAGATCGCTCCCGACCCGAACATTCCCGAAAACCTACCGACCGTGGCATGGGAAACTTTCAAACAACTCAGAGAAAGAGATGACATTAAAGCATTAAATCTTAGCTTTCCATTCGGGACCATTCCTTTGGAATACCAT GCCTCGATGCGGCAGAATTATTACGCAGCTACAAGTTTTACCGACTATCTAGTTGGGAGGCTCCTACAGGCGCTCGAAGACTGGGGACAtgagaaaaatacaattatctCTATCGTAGGGGATCATG GTTACCAGCTAGGAGATCACGGGGAATGGTGCAAGACCTCTAATTACCATCTAGCCACAAGGGCACCACTAATACTTCATGTGCCAGGGGTAACAGATAGGGATTCTTTTGCTTCAAGGAAGTTTCCCCTCATCGACCCACTGTCACCTTCTTTCCAAAGTAATCTTTATGGAAACAGAATAAAAGAAGCCACTTTGGGAACTGGTAAAAGCTCTTCCATAGAACATCACCAGACTATTAACAAAATTGATTCTCGTTTCGATGGCAACAATTTGAAAGTTCCAAAGAACATTGAGAACCAGACAAGAAATGAAGAGTTCAAATCGGCGAAATCTTTCCGACTTGATACAGGAAGGCGGAAATTACTATCGCAGAACAAAATTGATGAGTTTGTAGAGTTCGTTGATTTGTTTCCTACTTTAGCCAACCTGGCAGGCCTTCCAGTGCCGCCTCTTTGCCCTCCAAACCCTTTCAACGTGACATTCTGTTCTGAAGGATACAGCTTCGCACCACTTCTCCAAAAAGTGGCATACCTGAATAACAGAGATATTGATCATGAGCGCCACGAACGCTGTCAAGACGTTACCTCTATGAATTTCTCTAGATGGAAAAACGCAACTTTCAGTCAATACCCTCGGCCTAGCATTTACCCTACTAAGAAGACCGACTTGCCACCTCTGGACTTAATCAAGATTATGGGATACTCGATGAGGACAGAGAGATACCACTACACGGAATGGATCGGTTTTGATCATATCACCTTTCAAGGGAACTGGTCCGATGTGAAAGCAAGAGAATTGTACCTGAACGATGGAGATCCACGTCAAGATAATAACGTTGCTAATGAGAAATGTTATCATGATTTGATTGAAAACTTGAGTCTTCAGTTGAGGAGGGGATGGAGAGATAGTCTTCCAGTTTTTAGGACCGGAAGCTGA